A single region of the Nicotiana sylvestris chromosome 6, ASM39365v2, whole genome shotgun sequence genome encodes:
- the LOC104248784 gene encoding ankyrin repeat-containing protein ITN1-like gives MKRKEVEFGKRIDPTGKKKYVKQVTGRHNDTELHLAAQRRDVGAVREILEEIDAQMLKTLSGAEFDAEVAAIREAMVNEVNELGETALFTAAERGYIDVVKELLPYSTKEGIALVLIPCILLLAKVTKGSFGTMPQKDIHQLSMNCFPSQISRSNGKNALHLSARQGHVDIVKALLEKDPQLARRTDEKGQTALHMTVKGVSSEVVKLLLQADPAIVMLPDKFGNTALHIATRKKRSEVSVVALLSASCFPWLWKQWRI, from the exons ATGAAGCGGAAAGAAGTGGAGTTTG GGAAAAGGATAGATCCTACAGGGAAAAAAAAGTATGTGAAGCAGGTGACGGGGCGACACAACGACACGGAGCTACACCTCGCGGCTCAGCGCAGGGACGTGGGTGCAGTGAGGGAGATATTGGAGGAAATCGATGCACAAATGTTGAAAACATTGAGCGGAGCAGAGTTTGATGCAGAGGTGGCGGCGATAAGGGAGGCAATGGTGAATGAGGTGAATGAATTAGGGGAAACGGCATTGTTCACCGCTGCTGAGCGGGGATATATTGATGTGGTTAAGGAATTGCTTCCTTATAGTACAAAGGAAGGAATCGCTCTGGTTTTGATCCCTTGCATATTGCTGCTAGCCAAGGTCACCAAG GGGAGCTTTGGAACAATG CCACAAAAGGACATACATCAGTTGTCCATGAATTGCTTTCCAAGCCAGATATCAAGATCCAATGGCAAAAACGCGTTACATTTGTCTGCCCGTCAAGGCCATGTGGACATTGTTAAAGCATTGCTGGAAAAGGATCCGCAACTGGCAAGAAGAACTGATGAGAAAGGACAGACTGCACTACACATGACTGTAAAAGGCGTTAGCAGTGAAGTAGTGAAGTTGCTTCTGCAAGCAGATCCAGCCATTGTAATGCTGCCTGATAAGTTTGGCAATACTGCATTGCATATTGCCACAAGGAAAAAGCGTTCAGAGGTAAGcgttgttgctttattgtctgcATCTTGTTTTCCTTGGCTCTGGAAACAGTGGCGGATTTAG
- the LOC104248785 gene encoding uncharacterized protein isoform X3: MESNSAAQSRGSISSISTSTQTHDAHGAANTNEHSEFVNHGVLLWSQIRQQWVGHKIPEKPKQLLEPKLSWNATYDSLLGSNKPFPKPIPLAEMVDFLVDVWEQEGMYD, encoded by the exons ATGGAGAGCAACAGTGCCGCTCAGTCACGAGGAAGTATCTCGTCAATTAGTACATCTACCCAGACACATGATGCTCATGGCGCTGCAAATACGAATGAACATTCCGAATTTGTTAATCATG GAGTCCTTCTCTGGAGCCAAATCAGACAGCAATGGGTTGGACATAAAATTCCCGAGAAACCAAAACAGCTGCTTGAACCCAAATTAAG CTGGAATGCTACCTATGATAGTCTGCTGGGAAGCAACAAGCCATTTCCCAAGCCTATTCCACTTGCT GAAATGGTAGATTTTCTTGTGGATGTTTGGGAGCAGGAAGGAATGTATGATTGA
- the LOC104248785 gene encoding uncharacterized protein isoform X2, with translation MIAALFLIGSILAWFLQFIACMGGCLGSDSKTKLTSSVHEPLNGQEYLDQVVHKAKLSKDFWTTSTCDMESNSAAQSRGSISSISTSTQTHDAHGAANTNEHSEFVNHGVLLWSQIRQQWVGHKIPEKPKQLLEPKLSWNATYDSLLGSNKPFPKPIPLAEMVDFLVDVWEQEGMYD, from the exons ATGATAGCAGCATTGTTTCTAATCGGATCTATTTTAGCTTGGTTTCTCCAATTCATTGCATGCATGGG TGGTTGTCTGGGATCCGACAGTAAAACCAAATTAACTTCCTCAGTACATGAGCCATTGAATGGGCAGGAATATCTAGATCAGGTAGTCCATAAAGCTAAACTATCAAAGGATTTTTGGACAACCAGCACGTGTGACATGGAGAGCAACAGTGCCGCTCAGTCACGAGGAAGTATCTCGTCAATTAGTACATCTACCCAGACACATGATGCTCATGGCGCTGCAAATACGAATGAACATTCCGAATTTGTTAATCATG GAGTCCTTCTCTGGAGCCAAATCAGACAGCAATGGGTTGGACATAAAATTCCCGAGAAACCAAAACAGCTGCTTGAACCCAAATTAAG CTGGAATGCTACCTATGATAGTCTGCTGGGAAGCAACAAGCCATTTCCCAAGCCTATTCCACTTGCT GAAATGGTAGATTTTCTTGTGGATGTTTGGGAGCAGGAAGGAATGTATGATTGA
- the LOC104248785 gene encoding uncharacterized protein isoform X1: protein MHGSSGCLGSDSKTKLTSSVHEPLNGQEYLDQVVHKAKLSKDFWTTSTCDMESNSAAQSRGSISSISTSTQTHDAHGAANTNEHSEFVNHGVLLWSQIRQQWVGHKIPEKPKQLLEPKLSWNATYDSLLGSNKPFPKPIPLAEMVDFLVDVWEQEGMYD from the exons ATGCATGGG AGCAGTGGTTGTCTGGGATCCGACAGTAAAACCAAATTAACTTCCTCAGTACATGAGCCATTGAATGGGCAGGAATATCTAGATCAGGTAGTCCATAAAGCTAAACTATCAAAGGATTTTTGGACAACCAGCACGTGTGACATGGAGAGCAACAGTGCCGCTCAGTCACGAGGAAGTATCTCGTCAATTAGTACATCTACCCAGACACATGATGCTCATGGCGCTGCAAATACGAATGAACATTCCGAATTTGTTAATCATG GAGTCCTTCTCTGGAGCCAAATCAGACAGCAATGGGTTGGACATAAAATTCCCGAGAAACCAAAACAGCTGCTTGAACCCAAATTAAG CTGGAATGCTACCTATGATAGTCTGCTGGGAAGCAACAAGCCATTTCCCAAGCCTATTCCACTTGCT GAAATGGTAGATTTTCTTGTGGATGTTTGGGAGCAGGAAGGAATGTATGATTGA
- the LOC104248783 gene encoding uncharacterized protein, which produces MVRCCCTIMSSLMGSNGLVLATAMAVSAGTVLLFDLLQEKYLSTIQFELTNNKQEYSPHGEHILKSCLSSGEKNKDLRKKKRVHFAANVKDSNGNGEEYRREFNYSKVLSNSCGMPES; this is translated from the exons ATGGTCCGTTGTTGTTGTACAATTATGTCAAGCTTGATGGGCTCAAATGGTTTGGTCTTGGCAACAGCCATGGCTGTCTCTGCCGGCACTGTGCTTCTTTTTGATCTTCTTCAGGAAAAGTATTTGTCAACTATTCAGTTTGAACTtacaaacaataaacaagaataTTCCCCACATGGAGAGCATATTCTAAAGTCTTGTTTATCTTCAG GTGAAAAGAACAAAgatttgaggaagaagaagagagttcATTTTGCAGCTAATGTGAAAGATTCAAATGGAAATGGCGAGGAATATAGAAGGGAATTTAATTATAGCAAAGTTCTTAGTAATTCTTGTGGTATGCCAGAATCGTAG